One Hordeum vulgare subsp. vulgare chromosome 4H, MorexV3_pseudomolecules_assembly, whole genome shotgun sequence DNA window includes the following coding sequences:
- the LOC123448966 gene encoding protein IN2-1 homolog B produces MEHHPNRRVESTFTAAPMSSLAFPCRSSPLTPASNSPPVPSPCIKIRRSRRAAPHRHLIAARNSSSPRTVAMAAAAAAAPVISPKENLPPSLTSTSEPPPLFDGTTRLYVAYHCPYAQRAWIARNYKGLQDKIKIVAVDLADRPAWYKEKVYPQNKVPSLEHNNQVKGESLDLVKYIDSNFDGPALLPDDSAKKQFSEELLVYTDEFNKALYSSITSKGDVAEETVAALDKIEAALGKFSDGPFFLGQFSLVDIAYVPFIERFQIFFSGIKNYDITKDRPNIQKFIEEVNKIDAYTQTKLDPQFLLQHTKKRLGIE; encoded by the exons ATGGAGCATCACCCGAATCGACGTGTCGAATCCACATTTACTGCCGCACCAATGAGTTCGCTCGCTTTCCCCTGCCGCTCGTCACCACTGACGCCCGCCTCCAATTCCCCTCCCGTCCCGTCGCCGTGTATAAAGATCCGCCGCTCGCGACGAGCTGCTCCCCATCGCCACCTCATCGCCGCCAGGAATTCGAGCTCCCCCCGGACCGTCGCCATGGCCGCCGCAGCCGCTGCCGCACCGGTCAT CTCCCCGAAAGAAAATCTGCCCCCTTCGCTGACCTCCACCTCCGAGCCCCCGCCACTCTTCGACGGCACGACCAG GTTGTATGTTGCATATCACTGCCCGTACGCGCAGCGCGCTTGGATTGCCAGGAATTACAAG GGTTTGCAAGACAAGATCAAGATAGTCGCAGTCGATCTTGCAGACAGGCCCGCCTGGTACAAGGAGAAGGTTTACCCACAGAACAAG GTGCCTTCACTGGAGCATAATAACCAAGTGAAAGGAGAGAGCTTGGATTTGGTCAAGTACATTGACAGCAATTTCGATGGCCCTGCATTGCTTCCTGAT GATTCTGCAAAGAAGCAGTTTTCCGAGGAGCTGCTTGTGTATACCGATGAGTTCAATAAAGCACTATACTCATCCATAACCTCCAAGGGAGATGTTGCAGAGGAAACTG TTGCTGCGCTGGATAAAATAGAAGCCGCCCTGGGAAAGTTTAGTGATGGCCCTTTCTTCCTTGGCCAGTTCAGTTTG GTGGACATTGCATATGTGCCATTTATCGAAAGGTTTCAGATATTCTTTTCTGGTATAAAAAACTATGATATCACCAAGGACAGACCTAACATTCAGAAATTCATCGAG GAAGTGAACAAGATCGATGCATACACACAAACGAAGCTGGACCCACAATTTCTGCTTCAACACACAAAGAAGCGGCTTGGG ATTGAGTGA